The DNA region ACCAGGGCCGCCGGCCGCACACCGCCCCGTTCCAGCCGCCGCGCCACCGCGGCGGCCGTCCAGCCGCCGGACGAGTGCCCGAGCAGCACGAACGGCCGGTCGCCGAACCGCCGCTCGATCACCTGGGCCTGCTGCTCCACGATCGTCTCCAGATCGGCGGGCAGGAGCTCACCCTTCACGAAGCCCGGCAGCGGGAGCGACAGCACCTCGCGCCGGCCGCCCAGCGGCGCGGAGAAACGCGCGTACTGGTACGGGCTGGACAGCGCACCCAGGGTGGGGAAGCAGACGATCGCCGCCCCGGCCGCCCCGGCCGGTGCCGATGCCAGCGTCACCAGGTCCGACGCCAGCGCGACCGGCGCCGGGTCCTCGAACTTCTCCCTGATCCTGGCGGCCGCGATCAGCAGGTCGAGACCGTGCTCCAGCTTCGCGCGCTCGTAGGCCTGGGTGAACATCGAGGCGAGAAAGCCGTCGGAGACCGGCGCCGAGGCCGGGACCGGCCCCCGGGGAACGGTGCGGGCGCCCGCCGGACCGGTCTGCCGCTCCACGGCCGCCCCCTCCCCCGGCCCGGCCGGGCCCTGGGCGGCGAGTTCTCCGCACAGGCTCCGGACCAGCGCCTCCGGGGTCGCGTAGTCGAGCACGAGGGTCGACGGCAGGCGCAGCCCCGTCACGTCGTTCAGCCGGTTCCGGAGCTCCACCGCCGTGAGCGAGTCGAACCCCTGCTCGATGAACCGGGAACGACGGGCCCGCCTCGGGCACCGGTCGGCGCAGTGGCAGGGGGGCTTACCCGGAATTCATATCCGGATGAATGCAGCCGGAATCAATTCCTCGGACCATTTTCGAACATGCTGGGACGGCCTGGGGAATCATCGACGCAGCGCATTTTTCAGGGGAACGGGAACGCGCCGGACACAGCCATGAAGCTTTCCGTGGAAGGCCGTCGGGAGTCGTCTCGAAAGTGCCCCGGGAGGGGGACTGTGGAGT from Kitasatospora sp. NBC_00458 includes:
- a CDS encoding alpha/beta fold hydrolase; amino-acid sequence: MELRNRLNDVTGLRLPSTLVLDYATPEALVRSLCGELAAQGPAGPGEGAAVERQTGPAGARTVPRGPVPASAPVSDGFLASMFTQAYERAKLEHGLDLLIAAARIREKFEDPAPVALASDLVTLASAPAGAAGAAIVCFPTLGALSSPYQYARFSAPLGGRREVLSLPLPGFVKGELLPADLETIVEQQAQVIERRFGDRPFVLLGHSSGGWTAAAVARRLERGGVRPAALVLLDTYAPDSPPPASIQYGFIDTMLDRGDVFGSIDDTRFSAMGGYFDVFAEWHPEAVPVPTLLVRAQDPLRHPSSEAGETEEWRSSWPLEHEASTVPGHHFSMLEEFSEECAVAVHDWLTTELGA